In the Scatophagus argus isolate fScaArg1 chromosome 11, fScaArg1.pri, whole genome shotgun sequence genome, CAGTAGGCTAATGACTGTAGGTAACAAATATTCTCAGTATTTGTtcgtttgtgtttgttcatagGGGGTCATATGCTACTAATTGGACATTTAATGaggattttctctctttgtttctcgTTCTTTGTATGCATAGAATTTGTAGTGATTCAGTGAGTCAAACTTCTCACTCAAAACCATGAACATGAATTAAGGATCATCATTTGTCTTATCTCTTATTTTCTAaccacatttatatttaaaatcaaCCTATAAGGGGGGTTTTAAAGAGTGACTTGTACCACAGTCTATCAAGGCATAAGAtgattatatttgtatttatttgttttgttacttAAGTCTTTATTAATTGTTATTAAATcatatattaacatattatcATACATTTATAGTCATAACAGTAACATCCATTAATAAGGAGAACAATTGGGCTGGCATGTTGTGATAAACTGGGCGGTGTGTTTGGTATGTAGGGATACAGTAAGTGCCTTTATCAGTTTAACTAGCTCTTTAATTCACACTTATCTACTGGGAAGGAGCCGCAGCCTATCTGGACCAACATCAATAAATCACCAGCTTGTTAACATTACAACTGCAGACTCCATGGCTCTTGTAAAAGGAGACTACTTTTATGAATGCATGTAAATGAACCGTACCATAACCTTATTTGCCACCATTGTATCGTAACCGCTGGCTGAATGTCAGGAGGTGAGGATGTACTAAACACATCTGGAGTACACACCAGCATCAGCCCATCAAAGTGCTCAGAACAAGCTTTTTAGCAGTTCTTAAGTTACTCTTTAAGGTTTGACATTTGAATTCTCTGAGCAGTTCAGAAAACCTCAATATTTTCATCATATTTCAGTTATGAGCCTAGCTGTTCATACAAATAGGCTGATTCATGTAATCACaataaattttttaaatttagtacCACATTTTAGTACCATATACTGTCATATACTGtcagttttaatgaaaaataagtaaaattaaGTCCATGTTGCTattgtcaaacacaaacacacttataGTCCTGTAGCTTGAGGTGTCATTGTCCACTTTCATAGTGAATTATCCAAATGTAGGCTAtatgcataaataaaaacagtaacatATTTATTATCATGAACTTTGAGATGCTGCCCTATTATAAGTATCCAGTATGACTGAAAATACTCACAAGTCCTCACATGTGTTCTCCATTCAGATGCCAGTCCTTTCGATCAGTGGGAAGATGGGATAGTGTTAAGAAAGGTAGgcagttgatgtttttttatgagTCTCCCTTCGTGGGACCTATATCAGTGTTATAATGTTTCAAGCCGTTGATAAGAAATTCTTTTCAGCCCATGAGTAAAGACGGGACTGTTAATGCAAGTTTGTAAAGAGAAAGCTTGCAGAGTCCTTTAACTCAACGGCTAATTTACACATTCTGTCCATGTGGTCTCATGTGATTGCAGTCTATGGTCTGTTGAAGGAACAACatgcaagagaaaagagagtcCATAGACCACACTGATCTTCATGCATTCAGTCTGAATACTCaaggagaggaaatgtggaCTGACTGTCAGGACTGATAAACATAACGATCAGCAAACACGCTGTCTTCAtcagggaaaagaaaaacatttcttttttttctcctggaaACTGCAGTGGTTGGTGTTGGGACTGAGATATTGTGTTGCATTCACTGTCTATTATTAATTCATGATGAAGCGTGTTGTTTGTCTACAGGTGCGAGGCATCCAAAGTGATGATTTGAGTGATGTTTTGTGGAGAGAGCAGAATGAGGTAAGTGAAgagcaaacattaaaaacacactttaaaggTACATAATATCACACCTAATAAACTGCACAGTACTGCTAACATTTTTCAGACAAACCACATCACTGTCTAAATTAACTGCTCGTGGTGGTGGTTCCATTAATATTCAAGTTTCAAAAAACGAAGGACCTCATGTCCCATCAGCCCCAGTTCTGCTCAGTGATGGCCTAGTTTGTTTCCAGCAGTTAATGTGAGGATCATGTGCTGATTTTTAAGAAGTTAAAAAGAACACTTTTAAGCAAGTGAGTGGCCTTTTATTACGATTTCTTATAAAGAACCggtgaagatgtttttttaattctgccaattaaaatgtcaaagcagGGTTTGCACCTGCCAAGCCTCCATCCACATCACAGATATAGGTGGTGCTATGAGAACGCTGTGGACTGGGTTTGACAAGACTTTGTTTGTAAAATTTCACTTTACAACAGAGAACCTATAAGCTAACAAATACCAACTACGCTCAACAGAAATCTCAGTCCATAATGTTAAAAAATCTTTCCAAAAACCTAGTAAATCATATAAGTATgaaagtattttcagtgttggAAGATTAAGCAATGACGAAAAGtcagcatttgttttcaaaatcgtgcaaattgagaaaaaaggcaaaagatgACAACTgctaaataaaacaggaagtgcattGAGGAGAATAACACACGTGTCTGCaagaagagagaggcagaagagaagagaagagaagagaagagaactTAGTGTCCAAACTACACAGTGTAACATTGCTACTTATTACGGCCTCACAGAGCTGTAACgaaaaaatgtcatcattaaCTGGCTTCCTCCAAACCATGAAAACAAACCATGTCGTTTTTACTTCTGTTACTAAGCAGAAATTGTGTTTCCCTGCAGGAGCAAGTCCAGAATGTTTTCAAAAGAGTAAGTATTTTAACTCACTTCTGTTTGGTTTCTATTCCTGAtatttttcagcagcagctccttgACTTTatgaatttttccttttttcagttCCTGTTTCATTATTCTAAAGCACGCAACTCTGTTGGAGCTGTACAGCATGAGGTGAGCAGAGGGACAAACAATGCACAGATGCATTGACTTACGCATTAGGTCTTAAAATGCTCAGGATTTTCAAGGGTTTTTTGATGTCACAGATTCCTGCAAGCGTCTCCGTCActtttggtttcttttaaaCGACAAAGAGATGTGGAAAAGGAGAGCATGACACATTTGCAGGAGGCCTACAGGTTGACACACAAAAGcgattttattttaaatgctcaTATGAAGACTTGGGTGCACTGAGGAGATCAAGACTCTGGAAATGGAAAAAGCAATTTAGACCAGATTAAATTTCCTGTTTGACAATTAGCCAGAGATGGCCATTGCTGATTGGAGTGCTGCTGGTTCACTTCAGTTGACACTTCAGTACATCATGAGGCTAACACGCTTTCAAAGCATTAAAAAATGACACCCATTGTGAAAATTCAAATATATTCTCTGGAGTTGAAATTTCACTTCACAGCTACCTCACTAAACCTTTCATGAGCCAAAAAGCTGGCTGGCTTTGCAAACAGGAGTGATTTAGGCTTTTGTAGGTACATTTTCAACAGTGCCAATGAGTTAGGTGGGTTTCCCCAttaaaaaaccaaaatgaaaaactggaTCTAATATAATTATACTGGTGTATTATACATTTTGTGTTGCATTGCATGTTTTGGACTGAACGCAGCCTTAAAATAGATCTATTTTACCAAACAGTGGGTCATCAGTTACTCCATCACTGCTGTGATTCCTCTCTACAGTAACTCTCCTCTTTACTTTTCCAGTCTCACTCAGTTCATCCTTTGATGCGACTTTCCCCAAAACTTTCCCAGAGGAGAAATAAGAAGGTGGTACTTTTGGTAAGAAAACTTAGCACACATGTAACATTCTTTAACAGTGACCTGTATGTTTTAGAAGACCAAGAAATGCTGTAGACAAAGCTTACAGAGGATGAAACGTGCCAGTGACCAgccagagacacacaaaaatcaTGCAACAACTTCACAGTCCACGAAAAGAGGAGCGCTTCAACCTGATTTCCCCCTAAAACTCAACTTTTAGTCCCAGGAACCACTTTTAAAGGCTCCTTCAGCGTGTTTTCTGTAATTCCACCACAAAGATTAGGCAAATTAGTCTGCTAACGTATGAAAATTTGACTGCTGTTTTTACACATAATTTTAATACAGCAGTTCTTGGTTGTCGTTCCATCTGCTGTATGCTTTCTGCATGTTCATGTGTTGAAGAACgctgaacaaaaaacaaactggttttgcagctgcagattttaaaaaaggatggCTGAAATAAAATTCTGCGAGTATTTGACCAGTGAGAAATGTTCAGTACTGCTGGTCCCACCCCCAAAGTTCCTGTACTTTTAGAAAATGCTGTTCCTGCTGGAGGAGGGGGGTAAACTCATATCCCCGAAACTTCATTTAGACCCTTTTCCCTGTGGTGGAAACGTACTGAGTTCCTCCCAAGGTTCCTAGTCTTTGGGGGAAGTTCCCGTGGTGGGAATGTGGCTTACAGCTGCATCTAAACTACAAAAGTTGAATATAGTGAgttcacacatttcatttaattggGACTCATAGGAAAGCACCTTTACAGGTGTCCTGTCTTGTCTCTAAAACTTGTCTATGATAGCAGTATCAGGTCCTAATCATACCCTAATCATGGAGAACCTAAAAAGCAGTTTCATTACAATTCCTTACtagcaataataaaataataatacatactttttttttttttactttgttgtgtCCTTCTGAAGCTATACCAAAACACTTGCATGTGAATGAAAAggtaaaagcaaaaacaaccaaaaaagcaaaaagtagtagttatttttcatttttcactgttttagaTGAAGGTTCCTTAGGCAGAAAATTCAATTTTTAACATCAGTGAATAAGAAACAACAAACTCAAAGAATGTTCCAGACCTTTACAAGAGGTTTCCTCATCAGGGAGCATAAAGTAGTGAACCAGTCTTTAACAGAGATGGCGTAAATCACATTCAATAGCTGTGCAGGTTCAATTTGCTGCTGACACTGACTTTTGTCTTTCCTCctaatcaacagaaaattcgAGGTCTCCCAGAGGGGATGTTGTAGAAAATGTACCAGAGCAAAAAAGGAAATCAGGCTCAAGAGAagaggagcagtgggcagctGACTGGCGGAGCGACACACAGCTTCTCTGACTTGTCTATAtagacagaaacatgactttttgttaacagaaaataaattattgtacagatgaaaaaaaaacaaccctcaAACTGCACCACCATGGCTGCCATGTGTCTTCCTGCTTCAAAATGTCAATCAGTGTCAATGTTAACTGCCAAGCACAAATCTGACATGTTGCACTGTTACACAAGACAGGGGGGGcacaaaatacaagcaaaacactttctctctcttaagAAAGACCTTTATAATCAACACAGATTCcaaagagaaaatgcaaattcatgaaaaaaaaacggGCACAGATTATTGTGGCAAAGAGGTGAACTCACATTTAATTTTACAGATttaaatgtacatgtacattttgTGATATAATTATtatgaaacataataaaaaaaagttcgAATTTGACTCAGTTggatgtttatttaaataacaaGAGTGATTGCTGAGCTATTTTCCCCACTCTCCCACAGAGATGTACAGGAAGCTGGGAGACTCAACAACAAGGTCACAGGTTAGATCCTGTCCAGCCAAGTGTCCTGTTCAAGTGCCCTTGCGCAGGATTGAGCCCCATATAAGAATGCCACCCacaatatgaaatatgaaatgtatCTGCTGATAAGGGAGATGCCGCTCCTTCTCTGAACCTGATTAAACCATCAACAGATGCTTTAAGGTCCTCTGAGTGTTTTTCAAATGGCAACCACACGCCCGTTCTGGTTTGGAGagagctgttgttttttgtttttttttccttttctaataGTCCTCATCCTCAGAGTCACTGTCCTTTCGTGTAGGGAGCGAACATCTGATCGATGACATTAGCTTGTCTTCGATTTGCTTCTTGGGATTTTCCTCCAGGTCTGTCTTCACAGCCCCGCTCTCTGATAACCTCCACTCCAGCTCTGAATGGGACACAAGGGACAAGGAGGTGGCTCAatactatgcaggatttgttATTTGCCATTTGTTAACACAGCAATCAAACTTGGCCTCCCTGCCACACTTCTTGCTGTCAGCTACACACAGGCCTGCAGTTCATTATATATCTGTCGGAATAGATATAGATCTATATCTGAGAGGAGACAGGCGGAGCCAGCAGTATAACCTGGACCACATACAACCACCACATGAGAGACTAAGGAGCTCAATCTCATTGCACATTGTTTCATACCATTTTGAAGAAACACGTTGTTGTAGAGAGATTATTTTGCATGAGTGTATATATTGTTTAAGTAAAATCCCACATCTTATACCTTCAAGGATCTGTTTCAGTTGGTTCAAATCTTTTCATGTGCCTGAAATAATTTTAAACTTCTGGATATTATttactaaaaacattttttgaaggTCAAATGCAATAAATAACATTGCAACAGTTATAAAACTCACAATTATAAACATGTTAATCTGCTGAGACAACAAATCTAAGAAACAGCAACCATCCATTACTTCAGTAACACTTGGATTCACCAatccctaaaaaaaaaagtgatgtcCCTGAAGATCTACATTGTGCATTTACAGTCCTGCCACTTTCTGTCAACAGGCCACCTCCTACCTTCAACTTTGAGGTTCATGCCCCCAAACACCAATGGACCAATGAACTGGGCCTTCATCTCTCCCTCAAAATAGACGAAGATGGTGGGCAGATTGTGGTCAGGGTAGTTAGGGATGCATGTGGTGGAGATGGACTTGAGGAACTTGGTCTGAGGGAACTTCCTGGCCAGCATACTCAGGTGCTGGTTGATGAGGGAACACAGAGGgatgctgagagagaaaacatcatAGAGACCCGTCAGTGCTGCACTTTCTGCATGGAAACTGTCAGCAGGGTGAGAAGCAAAGTGGGACACGGTGATGCCGTCGTGTTGCTTAGCTTTGTAACAGTCCatgacaaaatattcagtttacagcGATATAAATGAAAGATCAGGACGCGCAtgtttaagaagctggaacaatagaatattgtacattttcaattgataaattaaataattcaataataataatttagttCAAATCTTGCTCCACATATGGGCTCCTGGAGGATATAGATATCCCAATACAAAGCCTTTGGAATTAAGATTTCCCCAAAACTGcatgaaggaaaataaaagctacAAACCTTCATGTTAGTATAACAACTGTATAGGCCCATGAGGAGTTTATGAGAGACCAACTCAAGAGCGAATTTCTGTACTTTTTTAGTTGGTCTAAACGCtcagttcacccaaatcagACAGCGTCAAGAAATGACATTGTAAAAAATTTAGACATTAGATGTTTCTATGAGCCTTCAAGATTGTTTTTCGCATATTTCTTTAAGTACTTGACTTTGTTGGATGACCTACCCCTGTTTGTAGAGATGCAGCACCACCCAGATGCCATCTCCGGCCTTGTTGACCTCCTTGACGTAGTCCTGCCCTGAGATTTCGACCACCTCCCCAAACGCATTCTTCATCTGAGCTGCCTTCCACTCCGCGAGACGCTTCTGTCTGCAAGAACACACAGCTCACATCAGTGTACAGTCAGATGGATGGGGTTCAGCCACACTCAGAGCACTAAGGTCACACTCCACTGTAAGAGTCTGCTCACAGGTTTATAGTATCATATAAGTAGGAGAAATCTTGTGACCACTCACCTGTACATCTCAATGGCGGCCTCATCTTCTTCACCAAACTCATCTTCATTCTCCTCCAGTTCTTCCAGTGTCATGTCCTCATACGTTTTAACTGTTCAGATAAACAACAAGTGATTATAGGTTCTGCAAGTAATTTAGCCTTCAGTGATCAGTTCAATGAGGACAAACTAGACCACACTAAACtctttcaaaaaaatatttaataatatatttgaCATTATGTCACAGAGAAATCCTGATATTTATTCCCAAAGTGTACTTACCAACAGACTGCTGCTGAAGggccagctcctcctcttcatcatttttAGGTTCCTCTTTGGGAGGAAGAATGCCTTTTTTCCTCAGGATATCATTCCACTCTGTGTCTTCATTCGGGTcctggagagaaaacaaagcataTATGCAAGTACTGTCACTCTGGCTTTCTTTTAGCTCAGGTTCTCAGCAACTTTAACACATAAATTTTGCTTCACTAAACTGGAAAGGAGCCATGTTCTGAGACAGTTTGTACAGATTTAACAGGCCGGAACAGACAACATGAGCATGGAAAaacacctttttaaaaaaactactACTTTGTCACTATTGTACTTAAAATACTGTTGTAACCAATTATTGTACTGCCGAGGTGACAGCAACGTACCTGATGACGAAATGTTAGGCTAACAAGTAAAATGTCACTGGATTCAGGAACTTCGGTGTGATTAGCTGTTTTTGCCTCACATCCGTGTGGACTGAATCATGGTTTTGGACTGTTCCCTCAGACAATTAAGCAATCTGAACGATTCCCTTTTTTGGATTATCCACACAAAAACGCTCCGATATTCGAACATTTCCGCTACCACTATATCATTTAGATGAATTAAGTTTTCCAGCCTGTTAACTAAACTGTTGCCGTTCTTTGAGTCTCTTTGACAGGTTTTGGGATTAAGCACTTAGATCGCTAACTGTAGCTGCTGATACGCCCAGCAACATTGTTAGCTCTAAGTTTCAAAGCTCTGCTCTGAAATTATACCAGGACACCGTCACCAACCCGTTTCAAATCGTCTCACTCATCAACGTTAAAGCACAAGGTGTAAAAGTACAGTACGGTCGAAAAGAACAATTTACTAACCTGCATTTTGACAGATAAAAAAGCCTACTCTGAAATCACACCGCTGCTCTCCTCCCAGACACGGAAGCAGAAGGACCGCTTACGGACCGATTCcgacagaaacaaaaaaccTGTGAGTTTCTAAAATAACCTCCAgactcaaaataaaattattttaacaaagtATGTCTTAGGTAAAAACTATGAAACaatttttattctatttacaTAGAGCTAAATGTATGtaatttcttttgaaaaacatgaCGAATACGCGTTTCGTGGGTGGGACAATAATAAAAGTGACACCAACTTCCTTTTGTAGCTCAATATGACCATAGAAGGAGTGGGAACGCAGAATTCCATTTGCGGCTGCCGAGAGCGAACAGGTGCTGCTGCCCTCCgcttcaacacacactcacacacacacacacacacacacacacacacacacacacacacacacacacacacacacacacacacacacacttacaccgTTTGACGCCCCCCGCCGCATACACAGTtaaattattctgtttattcGCGATCAAATAAAATTCCAATATATTCATAATATGGACTGAGAAGTTTAGAGGTATATTAGCAAAAATATAACAGCTCTTATCATcaccatataaataaatgaaattttctatttactgtacattaatAAATGGTTTGTGTAACCAGAATTCCATCTAATTTTCCCAGGGTACCAAAGCCCCAGTTTCACTGCatgccattttgttttggtaGTTTCATTAATAGTGAATTTGTCTGGAAATTTACAGCACTAAAGTAATGAGCTATGAGCTAAGAGAGACCATAAAGCTGTTTGATGTGTACTGTACTTTGTGGAAACATGGAGACAGTAGGATATATACAGACTGCACGGAGGGCAGGCAGTGTATGTGTGCTGGATGCAGGATTAACGGGGGCCCAGCAGAAAAGGTTTGTCTGGGATCCCCTAACGCATTAATCTGGTCATGCAAACTATTAGCTCATAtcattcactgaaaacacatgaagtCCCATCTTGGCCGATCCTTGATGCAGACTATTATAACTGACAGTCAGCTGCAGCTAGGTCATCTGGTTCAGCGGTTATTTAGCACATATCAGTCTAGATGTTAAATGAAATCAGCTACAGACcttaaaagtaaaatgaatgttaataATTATGCTAATGAGTTGTAAGGGACAACGAAATGAGCAGGAAATGACAGGCTAATTGGAGGTTTCAGGCACAGTCTGTTTACAGTGATGAATGGAGTTAATTTATACAGCAGGCCTTTGTATGACAATTGTCTTAGTGAGTACCTGAGCACTGTGTCAGCTCAATAGCCAATCACAGGAGGGCCAGAGCAGGAAGTGGCGAAAGAGAAAGTTGATGATGTGccgaagaaaacaaaaatgagacgAAGAGCTCACActctgtcactgtttttcagGACCCTCAAACGACAGAAACGAGTTCTGTTTTTGCATGAGGAAAAGATTTACTGTTTAGTTGACATTTGTTTCCAAAACAGTTGTGTAAGTTACTTTATAGCTTGtttgatgatgaggatgattctttttgttattattattacacgGCCATTTTCTGACACATGCTTTGAGAATTTGAtcatatttttctgtatttgacGTTGGTTATTCTTATTTCGTTTCAGAAGTGTGTGTAAAGCTGCTTGTGTTATCAGACTGACATTTGACACAATCATCTGTAGCCTGGATGCTCAAAATGGAGATTTTACAGTGTACTAAAACTATTGTTCGTGGCAAAATatgaacaataacaacaaataacaacaaaacagtgtagTAGAACTGTGAAAAGGTCGACATACCTTATCACAAAGTGGTGCCAAAGTTGAAAATTTCAAATCCTACATATAGCGGCTCTAAATTCACACATATGTTAGTCTTGGGTTTTGGTATATCAGTGATGTGATATGGATACTTAGTGCAGTAAATTCACACAATGTTTTCTAGTTTTACCATTTCTGCTACCACACTACAGTTAGTTAAAAGTACACGTAATGAACTGCAGTCAGTTGTTGGCTTCAGTTATATTTCAGTAGCCTATCTTCAGTTTATCTTCTTTACTCAAGGAGAAAGTCTTTCACATTCAGTCTGTgggtatttttttcctcttgaaaTATGTTCAAATATACATTTCTTTGAAAACTGTGCAACAAAGACCCATTCAACCCCCTTGCAGTCACATGTTGGCTGGGCGGGTCTGCCATCAAGGTTTAATACATGGGACTCCCGAgcagttaatcagaactgaagaagccttcTGGATGAGAGCTGAAATGTCTTCGCCTTTAAACTGAAGTCCTATTGtcccaacttaagctcttctactgaagatgacctggatgactgagaatttCTTTGCAGTTCTGCGTTATTCTTcccaaaagacaaagaaaagaagaaattcaaATCTTAATACAGTTACAGATTTTTATTGATATACCAACCACACTTCACACAGTGAGAATCATCTTAAACAAATACCAAGAATAAGACCACCGAT is a window encoding:
- the pdcl3 gene encoding phosducin-like protein 3; protein product: MQDPNEDTEWNDILRKKGILPPKEEPKNDEEEELALQQQSVVKTYEDMTLEELEENEDEFGEEDEAAIEMYRQKRLAEWKAAQMKNAFGEVVEISGQDYVKEVNKAGDGIWVVLHLYKQGIPLCSLINQHLSMLARKFPQTKFLKSISTTCIPNYPDHNLPTIFVYFEGEMKAQFIGPLVFGGMNLKVEELEWRLSESGAVKTDLEENPKKQIEDKLMSSIRCSLPTRKDSDSEDEDY
- the nms gene encoding neuromedin-U, translated to MTLPTVRQLFLLCLFWFLGPWSTTDASPFDQWEDGIVLRKVRGIQSDDLSDVLWREQNEEQVQNVFKRFLFHYSKARNSVGAVQHESHSVHPLMRLSPKLSQRRNKKVVLLKIRGLPEGML